GGAATCGAACATCTAAATGGCCTGGGTTATTCCGAATTGATGGAAGTTTTTACTCAGGTTATCAAGGATCTTTCCGTTTCTGAACTCATCCAAATGGAATGGGAAAAAAATCCTAAAATAACTTTAGATATTTATAATAAAATTATATATGGAAAAACCGCTTCTTTATTTGCCGTTGTGTGTGTATCGGCGGGGATTCTTTCTGGTAAAAATGAAAAGGAAAAAAAGAAACTCAGGCAATTTGGGATTGATTTAGGTTCTTTTTTTCAGAAAAAAGACGACGCGATCGATTATTTTACCTCTGCAAGTAAAAGTGGGAAAATCCCTCTCAAAGATTTTTACAACGGTCTTTATACGTATCCGATTTTGTTGTTACTGGATCAGGCAGATAAAAACGATAAAAAATTGATTCATTCTCTTTTTGCTAAACCGGAAAGATCGCAAGGAGACGGTATTGTGATTTTAAGTCTTCTTTCTCGTTATCAGATTCGAGAATGGATGGACGCGGAGTTTCAAACGATCGCGAACAATTTACTGAAATTCTTAAATGGTTTTTCGGAATCTGCGATTCGGAATCTTTTAAAAGAACAAATTCTAAAACTTTTAGATGAATAAACTTTAATTTATAATTCGTTTTTTAAAATATAGAAACTCATACAAAATTTAGAAATGAAAACCTCTAACGTTTTATTATAAATTTATAAATGTAGGAACTACTAATTTATCGATTAAAAACCTATCATTTCCAGAGAGACCTAATTTGTGGGAACTACAGCAAATCCTGATTTTACAAACAAATTCTTAAATTTGTAGGAACTCATACTTTTAGAAAATTCTTTCTCAGTCAAAACTTGCCTTACAATGGAATTTAAATTTTGATGATGGCCACAAAACAGCAGTTTTGTGCAAAAATCGGATTGGACGGACGATGATTCTTTTATAGTAGTTCCCACAATTTTCAAAGTTTAACTGGTATTTGTGAGAGTTCCCACATCTATTTTTTTTACGAAAAAATTGACCTAAAATAAAACGCATTTCTTACGCCAACTCACGTTGACTAGAGGAAATTTCTATAAAACAACGATTTTTCGATTAGATGGTGATCACCAAACATTGATTTTATGTAGAGTTTCATTTTACTGATCCTTACATAATGTAATGTAAATGAACAAGAAAGGTTCTCAGCTATAGTTAATAAATTATATATAGGAAACATGAATTGTTGGTGAATCTACATTTTCACCTTTGGAATGAGCTCATAATGATTTCTAATAGTAAAATTAAAAACTTATTGTTTATTTAAATCAATGAATCAGTCGTTCCAATTTTAGATTTAAAAAGAATGGTAATTTCAAAAACTGAAACTTTTTTGAAAGTGAATTTGTAAATCGTTTCTCTATAAAATTTAAATACGAAAATTTTGTTATTCAACTTATACATGTGATTACCGTTGTACGATTGTCAAAAAATTCATGATTCAGTTTCTAAAATGTTCCTGCCAGATAAATTTAGAGTTATAATTTTTTGCAAAAATTTTTTGATTGTATTCAGAACGATTCTATGATAAAGAAAGTCTCTGATTACTCGAATACAGATTCAATACTTCTTTTAATCGACCTAACAATCATTTTATGATCTTATCAATAGATTGTAAAAACTTAAGGAGAAATAAAAATGGCGGCTCAAATTTATCCACAACTGGATCCTAAATTAGATTTGGTTCTTGAAAGAACCGTGGACGTTCCGCGCGAGCTGGTTTGGAAGGTTTGGACTACTCCAGAACATCTGAAACCTTGGTTTTGTCCGTCTCCATGGAAGACGATCGATTGTGAAATTGATCTGCGACCTGGTGGAATTTTTAGAACTACGATGCAGTCTCCAGAGGGTGAGAATTTTCCAAACCTAGGTTGTTATTTAGAAGTCATTCCAAATGAAAAGCTTGTTTGGACGGATGCACTTCAACCGGGTTTTAGACCTTCTCCTGACCCAAATCATCCTTTCGGATTTTTTACTGCAATCGTTACGATGGAAACTCATGGAACTGGAACAAAATATAGAGCGACTGCAATTCATGGAAATGAAACGAATCGTAAAAAACACGAAGACATGGGTTTTCATGAAGGTTGGGGAATCGCTTTAGATCAACTCGTGGCTTATGTTAAAAAAAACCTTCTTTGAGAAAAATCGGAAATGGATCGAATCTATAATAAATTTTTAATATGTATTTTTAGATCGATCCAACTCAATTTACAAAATAACATGATGTCATAAGAACTTAAAGTAAATTCAATAGAGTTTTTGAAAAATTAATTCTTGATCTGTTTGTATTGGATTGAATGGACAATTGAAGCAATTTTACGAATTTTCACTATGGAATTTTTCAACAACTCTAATGTAAAAATTTCCGAATAACTTTATGCGATACGAAGCCGGAAATCAATCTAAATATTAAATTTATAATAATCAAATATTCTAAAAGTATAAATGATCCATCTGTATTTAAAATTATTGAGTAGTCGTTCCGCCGCTAGGAATTACGTTAGGAGCATTGCAGGATATATTTCCCGTAATCGTTACAGCAACACCTGGAGTAGATGCCGTAGAAACGCAGGATTTATTGTCTTGGGTAAAACATTGTTGTGTAGTTGTAACTGAAGTACAGTTTACGTTATCAGAAGTATAACACTGATTTAGGATTCCTGTGCTGGAAGAACTATCTAGTAATTTACCCGAAAGGGAAATATCTATATCCATATATTGTAAGGTTTGTTGTTGAGCGGAGCCGTTTCCACTTGGATAAACTGGAATTCCAGAAGTACCCCATTCCACCTTACCAACGTTACCCGTAACCATTTTACCGAAAGCTCCTCCCGAATAACTAAAACCTTGTTGAGGATCAACGGATCCTTGGTATTGAGAAGAATCGAACTGAAATCTAAGCACCATAGATTCTGCAGTGGTTTTCATAATCAACTGACTTGTGATCGTATAACGGTTATTAGACGAGCCGGAAGAGCCTGTGGTTGTAGTGCCTGTAGTTCCAGTGGTACCCGTAGTAGTCCCGGAGGAACTGGTTCCGGGAACTGCGACCCCGCAAGAAGAAATTTTATCGGGGTCTACTTCGCCATTGATATAGATTACGTTTCCGGTGGCTGCGACGAGCACTTGTAGATCGACTTTGTTTTGATCTTTGTGTTCGCAATTGAGAAAAATCGCCGCAAAAAAAATAGATGATAAAAAACCGATATAAAAACGTTTCATAAAATTCCTTTAAGTAATATTGACGGAAAAGCGAATCTTGGTCAAGAATGAAATGCGCCCATCGTTTTCTTAAGATTTTGACCCAGTATTTAAAAGATCGTTCCTCTGGGCCCAAATTCTGAAACAAAATTCGAAAGAATTATCTGCCTAACGTAAAAATTGAATGGGTTCAGGAAATAGATGAAAAACCGTAAAGAGTCTCTATCATGTAATAAAAGACTGAATTTGACTATACGTTTGCGGAAAGTTTTGAAGTTATCTCAAACCATTTTTTAGTTGAAAGTCTATCGAAACAAACCGTTGTCAAAAGTTGTTGAGTTGAGTTACCGGGAACACTTGAGAACTCATTCGTAGTATCTAGGAACTCCTAGATAAAATACAAAAAGTCTGTCCTAAAATTTTAGAATGAATTCTTTTTGAATCTGTGGTAGTTACCACATTTTAGAAATCGATCTATAAAATTCAGATTTCAAAGCTTTTTTTTAGAAAAATAAATTATGGTCGAACTCATGCCAAACTAAGATCGAAGATTTCTTTTTTGATGATAAATTGAATTATCTGAAAGAACTTACACAGAATGAATTTATGAAAAATTTACAATAGTAGGAGAATGGTAAAAGTGTACAATACGCTTCTTAAGCCCGTTTCAAAACTTAAGATGTGGGAACTCACACAAAAAAGCCAACGATTTCAAGTTAGATATAATTTTTTGAGAATTTTTGTGTCTTTGTAAAATCGCCCATTCATTTTTATACTACGGTTTTGAAAGTTTATCTGTAAAAGAATATAATTTTTGTCTTATTTTCGGTAATAACGATATTCTAAAACTTTTACGATTCTGTAAATTTCTCGTCTACATGAAGGAAAGGACCATTTAAAAATAAATTTTAAATATATAGAAGGACGTTAATTTAGGTTCAAAAGATCATCTTCAAAAGCCAAGAAACTCTCAAGGTTGGATCGAGAATTTTAATTATACCTTACAAAATCCGAATTCTGTTTGTAATTTGATTTACAACTTTCGAAATCATCTTTTAAGATTTTTTTTCCGGTTTTCTTCTCATGGCTTATTGTAACTTTCTTTGTAATTATGATTTTGTCTAGGCGGGATAGGGATGCACGTCATCATTCAGCAGCTTGAATCCATTTTTGAATCGATTCCGCTTCCAGTGCTCGAAATTTGGGGGCTTCTGGGATGGATCGTAGGGTTCTTTTTTATGATCTCTGCATTTACCGGTTTTCGTCTGAAAATTTCGAACGGTATCGGTTTTAAAAGAGAAATACAATTTTGGGACACTCAGGCTCTTTTGAGTATTCCATTTACTTTCGTATTCATTTTTATAACGGGTTATTTAGGATCTTTTGTAGTTTTAGTTCCCGGCGCTCAGACATTCGAATCTCTCAAAGATCTTTCCGTTTTCCTTTGTATTCTTTTATTCGGTTATCCCGCACTGATTGCGGTTCCGTTTGCATACGCCCTTTCCGATTTGATTGAAGGTGTACCTCCCGATTTTTTACTCGATTGGTTC
This genomic window from Leptospira kirschneri serovar Cynopteri str. 3522 CT contains:
- a CDS encoding SRPBCC family protein: MAAQIYPQLDPKLDLVLERTVDVPRELVWKVWTTPEHLKPWFCPSPWKTIDCEIDLRPGGIFRTTMQSPEGENFPNLGCYLEVIPNEKLVWTDALQPGFRPSPDPNHPFGFFTAIVTMETHGTGTKYRATAIHGNETNRKKHEDMGFHEGWGIALDQLVAYVKKNLL
- a CDS encoding LIC10920 family plasminogen-binding lipoprotein, with the protein product MKRFYIGFLSSIFFAAIFLNCEHKDQNKVDLQVLVAATGNVIYINGEVDPDKISSCGVAVPGTSSSGTTTGTTGTTGTTTTGSSGSSNNRYTITSQLIMKTTAESMVLRFQFDSSQYQGSVDPQQGFSYSGGAFGKMVTGNVGKVEWGTSGIPVYPSGNGSAQQQTLQYMDIDISLSGKLLDSSSSTGILNQCYTSDNVNCTSVTTTQQCFTQDNKSCVSTASTPGVAVTITGNISCNAPNVIPSGGTTTQ
- a CDS encoding polyprenyl synthetase family protein codes for the protein MKVSVLKDSLIRKFDKKLETIIREDLKILSEIKTYTIQSGGKRIRPILHYCLCQLLGYSGKHWLDVGAIAELIHAASLLHDDVVDEAETRRGLQSVGSKFGNKTAILAGDYLLACGIEHLNGLGYSELMEVFTQVIKDLSVSELIQMEWEKNPKITLDIYNKIIYGKTASLFAVVCVSAGILSGKNEKEKKKLRQFGIDLGSFFQKKDDAIDYFTSASKSGKIPLKDFYNGLYTYPILLLLDQADKNDKKLIHSLFAKPERSQGDGIVILSLLSRYQIREWMDAEFQTIANNLLKFLNGFSESAIRNLLKEQILKLLDE